A window of Solanum stenotomum isolate F172 chromosome 3, ASM1918654v1, whole genome shotgun sequence contains these coding sequences:
- the LOC125857813 gene encoding uncharacterized protein LOC125857813 has protein sequence MAFRSLSGLKSTLMNHLKGSSSLNYATAATSKLKPAYSLKQIVPKSRKGDFVPVCMALGMIGLSTSFGIHTAMQQLRRAPNVHVKKSRRETVPEIVEPEHVAEEAEKFVNKSLFRKVAHASTGDMIYTKKPGVETLKTIGVDPMM, from the exons ATGGCTTTCAGATCACTG TCTGGTCTAAAATCCACATTAATGAATCACTTAAAGGGAAGCTCATCATTAAATTATGCAACAGCAGCCACTTCAAAGCTTAAGCCAGCTTATTCACTCAAACAGATTGTTCCCAA ATCACGGAAGGGAGATTTCGTGCCAGTGTGTATGGCGCTAGGAATGATCGGACTGTCAACGAGTTTCGGGATACACACGGCGATGCAGCAGCTGAGGCGCGCCCCTAATGTACATGTGAAGAAATCACGAAGGGAAACTGTGCCAGAAATAGTGGAACCAGAACATGTTGCGGAAGAGGCAGAAAAGTTTGTTAATAAATCTTTGTTCCGAAAGGTGGCTCATGCTAGCACCGGAGACATGATTTATACCAA GAAGCCAGGTGTAGAGACGTTGAAAACTATAGGAGTGGATCCAATGATGTAA
- the LOC125860563 gene encoding uncharacterized protein LOC125860563, with protein sequence MAFRSLSLWKSMATRVSANSAFAKSNITRSYASTAEHPDAKPRGFMKGDFVPVYVALGLIALSVGFGLQTAMHQLKRAPNVSVKKSRRETIPEVTEPEEVVDEADKFIKKSFFRKVAHVQDFDNQSVMHDPIRGDALAREPHAVTLKSVGVDP encoded by the exons ATGGCATTCAGGTCTTTG AGTTTGTGGAAATCTATGGCTACTCGTGTTAGCGCAAATTCTGCTTTTGCAAAATCAAATATTACCAGGTCATATGCTAGTACTGCTGAGCATCCAGACGCTAAGCCCAG GGGATTTATGAAAGGAGATTTCGTTCCAGTGTACGTGGCGTTGGGACTAATAGCGCTATCAGTGGGTTTTGGTTTACAGACGGCGATGCATCAGCTGAAGCGGGCACCCAATGTATCTGTGAAGAAATCAAGGAGGGAAACTATACCGGAAGTCACCGAACCGGAAGAGGTTGTGGATGAAGCAGACAAGTTCATAAAGAAATCCTTCTTCCGAAAGGTGGCTCATGTTCAGGATTTTGATAATCAATCTGTCATGCATGATCCTATCCGTGGGGATGCTCTTGCAAG GGAACCTCATGCAGTGACATTGAAATCTGTGGGAGTGGATCCGTAA